AAGAAGAGGCATGGCGGAGAAGACGTTACTAAGAAAACAAGAGCCAAATCAAATTAAGCCAAAACAAGCGACTGAGGCGAGAGCAGCTTTAGGATTTGGAGTACAGCTTCCAGAAGTGGTGGAACACCGCGAATCTACATTTTGAACAGTTCTGTTCCGTTTTTTTAGCaggctatttttgttttatttttttgtctgctcCCCGTGTTGgtgtttttcttatttctttatttttgttttatttatttccgtTTATTTTTCTGTACGGGATATTGGTTTCCGTAACTTATTCTTAACGCAAAGTAAACTCTTACTTGTGCTTATCGGTACTTAAATAATTAATAGCAAATCTCTGGATATACTAAATGGGTGCCAAACAAAGTACCAGTAGCCCATCTGCAAACGGCCGAACCAGGGCTTATTCGGGGTCGGATCTGCCTTCCAGTACTTCTAGCAGCACTGATACCAGTCGGACTGCAGCTCTGGCGATGAGGTACGGTCATTATGGCCCTTCCACCCATGGGGCCTCGGGAGCCACTGCCGCTGTCGCTCATCATCTTGGCTCAAGGACCCGGTCCATGGGGGGCGGTGGAGGTGGGTCAGGCACCCGAGCCCAGGCGCTGAATCAGCCCGGGCTCAATATTCCCAACAGCAGTGCAACTTACAGTTCCCAGGAGTCCGGTAACAGCACCCCAGAAGAAAATACTGGAGAACGTGACAGGTCAGGCGGGGGTCACGGGGGGCCCAGGCTCATGATAGGCTCGCTTCCTGCACACCTTTCGTCTCATATGTTTGGAGGTAAGatcgttttattttttatttttatttcatacctTTATAGCTGTACACTGTTTATGGTTTAGTTTCCCGATGTTGTCATTGCCCCTATTGTAACTAGATTAACTCTCCCCTAGATTTAACCTAAAGTCCTTTTCTTAAGGGGATGTGTTATTTGCAGAAGGCTAAACGCTAGAGAGACTTAGCTGTCACACAGAGTAGCAATGTTGCCGCTACTGTTTACTATCTAGCGCAGTATTTATGGcatgtactttttaatttttatttgcatgtgaagtTAGTTCTGGAGCGAATGAAGCGTTTAGTTGTACAGGGATAGTATGTgtaatttccatttttataaaatagtttttcatcttttttagtgttttttttcctactttgTCTCCGAAaacagcctctctctcactcgctctctctgtgtgtctgtgtgtgtgtgtgtgtgtgtgtgtgtatgtatgtatgtatatgtgtgtgtatatatatatatatatatatatatatatatatatatatatatatatatatatatatatatgcacacacacacacacacacacacagacagacagacagacagatagtactccacgtttgtttgtttgcttgcttgcttgttaaATCTGAAaggatatatacatattttaacagtgcaCACTATATTATCTTTGTAGGCTACACGAACCCGAAAACCCATGTCACATATTTctcatgtacagctatggacaggTTTTACATCatcctatataattaacacattttgcttaataaagtcgaatgaaacctgctgaataatattaacatattgaattacataccgctttgtagttttccataaacttgacaaaaaatgacaaattgaaaaatgtgacgtttcgaAATGCgacatgaactactgtactacttTTTTGGCtaccggtagacttttgtgatatataatttagtagtttctttgattgcatgatgttaaatacagtatCTAAATGATAgtcatatatttttaattatgtctcaatcctaaaattctaggtgatgttaAACGTTTAGCCACAGCTGTAGACAAAGAAAACTTATTTGCAGAAACTGTAGAAATAAAGACATCACTGAATCACACAAACTGATTGCCAGGGAACTGTGGATggaacttatttatttaaatggtattAGGTAGGTAAAACTCACGCAGCAGTATGTTAAAGAAACAATACTGTAGACCAGAGGTTCTCAAACCTATTATGTTGGTGGACCCCTTTTCAAATGCAATAATATcatgctaccccccccccccccccccccccccaactaaaTGATAATAGTATATAATGCTCATGATGTAAGTGTACTGCATTTAAAGAGACATTGTTAGTAATGCTTTTAAGAAAAATGATATTTACTTATATCAGTGAGATGAATGTGCCTGCTTCTCACTGCAGTTTGTTTAACCTTGGTGTGGTGGTTGACAAGCAAACTTGTAAATCATTCTCCACTTCCAGTCAGGATCTAAACTTTGTCTTAAGAGCTGCCATATCAGAAAATGATATTTCACAAGTATCTGTTGTTGGGAAAGGTAGCAACACTTGCATGGCTTCTGTTGCTAAGGTTGGGTACTCTGCAGCAACAAATGGACAAAATTGGCAAGGTGTCTGTtacagaaacttatttttcagcGAGTGGTCACAGGACCAGCTGTACTGCTTTTCCACTCAAGCCACAGGATGACTAGCACAATTTGAAAATGGATCCCGAACCTAATCCTATTCGTCCATGTTCAAAGTAAACACTGAAGTACTCTGCCAGTGTGGAAACGTGAGCAGTGATCCTCTCTTAACTGTTGTGGTGTTTGTATCCAGAAATTCTCTAAGTAGCGGGAACATAACTGAGAATTTAGTTCTCAGTGGAATATGTTTGTATTGCCATCTTGTGTGGATGCTGTAGGTTCAGTTCATTTAACAGGTTAAAAATGTCTTCAAGTTCGGCTTCCATTGTCTTTGATGCAAGGGCCTGTGGGTTTCTGGCTCATATTCCTGCAACAACACCATTCCCATTGCCTGTCATAGCAGCAGCGCCGTCTGTGCAGACAGCAACACGCTTCTCCCACTTGAGCGATTCACATTTCATGAAATTATCCAGTAGTTTGAATATTTCATCACCTGATGTCCATGCTGTCAACTCGTGACAGAAAAGAAAATCTTACATAATTTTATCCAGCCAGACATAACgaacataaaataataactgaTGTCTCATCAAGCAGAATTGCAAACTGCTCCCATGCATGTAGCCTTTCTGTCAGTTGAAATTTTATAGCATTTAAAAGGTCATCAATTCTCCTTCTAACCATGTCATTTGAAAGTGGTATGGCCTTCAGTTTGTTTGCTGCATCTTCGCTCACCATCATTTGCACATTTCTACAGCAGCTGGAAGAATCGGTTCTTCCTCAATAGTATGGGCCTTTTTACTTTTTCTAATCCAAAGAGTTAGGAAAGATGCCTTAGACCCTTTTCCAGAACCAATGTTATGTTTGTCATATGAGGTTTTTGCTGACTGTATTCTTCTTTCTTTCGTTGAAAGAAATCTGTGGATTTGTCTTTTATACTCCAGGTGCTTTGTTGTGAGGTGTCGTTTCAGTTTTGCAGATTGCATTGCTGCATTTGCTTCAAAAGAGATCATTGTGGTGGCATATGGGAGAGGGAAAAatcaaaaattattttaacaatctGGGTTGACTCTGAAATCCAGAAACAGTTAAAAGGGTGCTGTGCAGAATATACACGTGTTCGAGAAACTAGCCAAAGTCCTTGACGAACACGGATTCAGTAGAACACTGCATTAATGCCGAGACAATTTAAAAGCTGTGAACAGAATACAAAATAGTGAAAGACTCCAACAACCAGagccagtgttttttgtttgttttactaacGAACAGACAGGGTTTTACTGTAGGTAGATGGCCCGTGAGCTGCCAGGTCTTGAGAAGGCTGTCTGAAATCGTATGTAGTGCAAACATAAAAATAGTGGTCGGAGGGGCTCCCTCAAGcagtgtctcggcgggagacgagggtgaggaagtggagggtgtggagcaccATCgtgtacagggtcctcctcgacgcggATCGCAgcgggggtcgaggagaactgcgagatcctgctcaggttgttcttgAGGGGAGGCCGAGGGGGGTCCCGCACCTTGGGTTCGATGAGCAGGACCGGGGAGCCAGGGGTAGGGGGAGAAGCTTGCTCTCCGGTCCTGAGGGCCctctcgagatacctgacagagtctgggtgcaatgCTGCTTTGCACGCCTGGATCGCTTGGCAGGCCGTTCTGACGGTCCCCTGAAACGCCCTGGCAACCAGCGACTCGGGAGCCAGCCACTCCGAGCGGTTACCTTGGGCGAGATCAACAGTctccgcaccgagggggactccaacgcctgcgcacctaggtgggggttgtgcagcaggggctccagaagGAGTCCTTCGCCCTTGGTCGGAACTGCGTCTCAGCCGATagaaaacatgctccgggtcctgagcaggtcctggtagaagaccggcagctcggggagacggattccccggaGATCGATCCagagtagtagtagtcgtagtagtaaaatgtgactgtgacagataacctgcttggaaccgtgactgttaaattaagtttgttttgacTAAGTCTGCTGCAGTAATACAAGTTTACGCGCaaacagcatcaattacgtgtaaatacgatgtgtatttttgtttttatttaaattataaaaacatgattactgttctacataatgtatttttaaactacttgtgaatgttttattccatttatattgcttacctgtaaaataatgggattttcagtcaaatataaataagtagctatggtgacgtcaccagttaattatgcaaattagtaccatcgaaggttcgaaccttccttcagtaatgtgttgcgaaccttcgaaggtcaaaatgtacccttcattggAGCCCtaactgaaatgctttttttcatttctaggGCCGGCAGTGGTAATGATGCGGCAATATGTGGCACCCCAGCTGAAAAGCTGGAAAcaacattcattcatttatttatttatgtattgtttgtttgtttttctttgtttgaccAGTGATTTTACACATTACCACCACATGACCTAAGTAGGTAGAGAACGTTGAGATTTTCTATAACTGAGTTTGGGCttaatttcttgttttaaataaataaaatactgactGCTGCTATAGGAACTCTAAAGTGAGATTAAGTTACTGTTTTTCATTGTCAGAGCCAAGGGGAATATGATTTAAAGCACCAACACGCTGTGGAAATAAACACAACCAATCAATACAGAGACAGGCATCCTTACACCTAATAAATAGATTATTTTGTCAATGCAGAACCggttacattttataatgtaattacattgtttattatgatttaagaGTTTTCTTTGATATCCTGTGTTTGTCAGATTTATTGATGGAGATGGAGCTATTCATCAAATGGTTTGGTTTACATATCTTTTCTGCATTAAAGCACAAACTTCGCTACTCTGTTAATGTTTCACTTAGTGATTTATCATCACcagcagcgctccagataaggttttgggtctgggagtaacttaccctctaatgtTAACGCTGAGAGTAAAATgcagcattaccttgaagtcacagATAATCTcgattaaatactgtacaatctatAATGGTAACTGGGTAGgtattaaaaaagagccttccattttaactgcaatgttactttgaactactgtacaaccacacgtgtgttctacaaggttctttatcgacTCAGCAAATTTTTTTTGAGATATCACACAGACTCTACAAATTAATTCCGTTACTTATATTTCAGCAGGAGAGGCGGACAAGTTGTGCAACAAAATTGATTTGCATAGTTTTATGCATtaaatttagtgcatatttctgattttttGATGATTAAAAATggcaggtacacagcttatctggacagTGGATCACTAGCCGCTTTCTTACTAACCACATACATAGAGCATGTGCCCCCACACTTCTAAAACGTGCGTAAACAAGAAATATGTTTGATTGTTGACAGCATATTAAttctttgcatttattcacagcGTGGTGGTGCTTTAAATCATATTCCCCTTGGCTCtaacaatgaaaaacagtaaCTCAGTAACAGTAATCTGACTTTATAAGTGTTCCTTTAGGAGCAGGCAGTGTTGTGGTACTTCTGAGGAGAGTAAAACAAGCCTAATAAGCactttttacttatttaaataatgtaactttttttgtatttatttattttttaaataagaactgaAACCTAAACTGTCAAAAtggaaaatgtcatgtttttgttgtgcatattgttttgtttgtattgagTTCTCTGCCTTCTTAGGTCATGTGGTGATAATATGTAAAATTActggtcaaacaaacaaacaacagagaAATGAATGGAAGGATGTGCAATcttatttataactttttttgttgCAGACTTTGTCATATTAATGCTGTTTAATAATAGATTTTCTGTTTACGCATATTCAATTCTTTCCATACAGGTGTGTTTCTTGGACCTTTGTTTCAGGTTCCGGTAGTAATAAATAGGTCTGCATGCAGGTGATAGTAATAGGATCTCGAGAAGAAATTATTTAGAATAGCTagcatgttgtgttttgtgttttctgtcatGTGTCTGAGACGAAGATGTTTGATGCACATTctttttgtttgtagtgtttttgtagtatatttatgtactaaaatatttaaaaataaaaacaagtattcCAGTACTGGTCTTTACTTGTATTATTTCTATTAGAACACTAGCTTTTCATGGAATTTCATGTTAAACAGAAATGCAATATGCATAATGCAAAACAATCAAAATGTCAATGCAGGCTTTAGTATCAGGGACAGCACTTGTAATttgtaatataatatagataaaaTGTGGCTTGCGTGGTCAACCAGGGTACCATAACATGGTCCAATTGACTGATGCAAAACCCTCTGGGGCAAATGTTCATGTTGAGGTAAGCTTGGATAGCAAACACTTTATCTGACTTCTTATTTTGTGGGAACATGCTTTGGATGGTTTGATTTAGAAAGATAAATAAGGAAAGCAACTTTTGCCAAAACAATATTATATTGTAATGTACAGTTTGGCAaaaaaagtagtaataataataataataataataataataataataataataataaaaacagcagcattcGTGAGCAGGTAATGCTTTGTAACTGTGGCCAGGAAACTGTCTAATCTAATGGTACCCTTCCCATTGACCTGTGACATAAGGTGGCTGCCATATTGCAGTCATACTTTGGATGAGTACAAGtttgtgtgtggttgtgttttcCATGTACAAAGTGAGAGCACTCGACTGATTCGTTCCCTAAAATGAGATTGCTTGATGCCCAGTAGATTTGAACTGACCAACTCAATAAGTATAATAATGTCCTTTGTAATACTCCTAATGAAGTGTAGCTAAATActatgaaatgtactgtatttgattattattatgaaaaatactgtttttgagattttttttttcctgggggaCACCTTTTTTTTGGCAATAGAAAAATTATTGTGGAGTTAATCATATTTTCCAGTGCTCGTTTTGCCCATGTTTGTTATTGGCAGCCAGGTTTAAAGTCATCAGTCATTACAGCTGAATGTTCTGAAACCTGCAGGTGAAACCACAGGCGGTTTTCAGTTTAGTAATTAACTGGCTAATAATCTTACCTGATATTCTGAACACTCCAAAAGCTCTATATCGGTGAATGTGCATAAACCAGACATATGTGCAGCGTAACATAACCTTGTATGTGATTCCCAAgaaacttttgttttgtatatcatACCCGCTGAGGAGGAAGTGCTGAAGTGTTGCTGATTAGGGCACAGGGAATTACAAGCACTGTATAAAGTGAGTTTAGAGCCATGCCAAAAACAACATGAAGACACAGAGTTCTCAAATGTGGCAGCCTGCCATCAGAGtagctgaatgtttttttttttttttttttttgtattttatgtatagTACTGGTGTGATTCACAGATATTGAAGGTTAGGCGGTATAGTATTAACAAGGTGCAAtgtgtgttgctgcagctgtcactgaataaaagAAGGCTGTTTTCAtaaacttgtgtctagtttatatagattacattgtagtactgtaatttgtttggaataaatattttagtaacacccctgtagtgtgttaaacttgctttaggcttgttttttttttttttttttttttttctcctgacgcTACCAACGCgcaattacccctcgcattcacAAGCTTTTGCTTAActgcaatgacattaaaataatcacgTTGGGGGGAGAGGAATGGAGCGAAAATTTGTGTGGGCAGTCCAATCATCGATGTTTATTCAAACAGTTTGATTTtctgtgcccaattaatcgattgtgTGTAGCTACAGTGATTGAACTGAttgaaacaaattacattttgggGGTACTTTCTTTAAGTAATTTCTGTCTGTAGAATATGTGTGGATCAAAACCCAGTGGCTTTAATGATGGCTGTATTTAGATGTTTTAGATCAAGGAAAGAAGACTTTGAAATGGAACTGCAAATGAATGAGATACTGAATTGAGTTTTTCAAGTGCCACTGAGATGAAAGCTGAAAGCTCTCTGTGGGTTAGGACTTGCTTTTACCCTTTCAGTGTTCACTGAGTCTTGCTCACTGCATCGATTCAAGTCAAACACATTTTTCCATCAGGGGCTTTTCTACAGTGGAGGCATTGGTCTTTCACTCCTCAGAGCAGATAGATTGGGCTCTgtgaaatctattttattttttcatagtcTACatcatttcagaattttttttcctgtttttttaggtttgtgttttttttttaattgtacttttttttttaaaccaattttataGTAGCTGAAAAATGTACAATCTAACCTTAGTAatgatagaattttttttttctcaattctgCCTAGAAATTTCTACAGTGTAATTGATACTAGTACAAAACATGGgtgttgcattttacaaaaataatatatttttcaaagatatatacatgttaaaaactgaaatacaagTGAACATTTCTCAATTAGTGCaatatttgtttacagttttacttaacaataaaacataataataacaaacagttctTGAAGTTTTGCGATAGGATCTCATACCATTACTTCCCAGGCCAATTTCTTGAGCTTGTATCATCACTGTATACTTTCTCAGGATCTTTCCTTGTATCTTGTTATTTTCTAGATCAAGaagtttttattccattttaagttttattttttctttcttatttttcctCCTGAAGTTTTTTATCTTGATGGTGCAGCATACAAAGCATCTGGTGATGAAGAAGTATTTACTGATATCTTGCTTGTAGTTCATTAGCATTCTCTGGGCTTTCTGGTGGTGATATAGGTAATAAATAGTTCTTCCTTTTTCTCCTACATTCTTGTGTTTTAGTTTCCAATATTGACACTTAGATCTGACTTCCCTAGGTGTGACAGGCTTCTTTATCCTTCTTTCAAACATTTGTGCGAACAGTAGTTCTCGGTTTCATCATGTTGCTTTTCTTGTAGGATccactttgattttttttcccttctttgACGTTGTCTGTGTTCAAGTCTTTTTTGCtcagttgatttatttttcttggatCTTGCCTTTGTTTCTCTTTCAAAGAAAAATACCATGTACAAGCATCATTCACTTATTGTATTGCCTTCAGAAACAAATAATTAATGGAATTATTGTTCAGTGATTAAAGTTATGTTGTAATACTGTGAATAATACACAATTAAAACTTCTTTGGGGTGTGGGGAGGTCTAACAGGCAGCCTATATAATTGCATTGTTATCACAGATAGGAGTTAATCGAATGCTGTTTAAACCCTTAGGGTACCCTTCTGCTCCTCCCTCCAGAAATGTTTAAGGCCTTGGAACAGTAAAACTGTTTCTCCCCTCTCTTCAACTCCCCCCACAAAATCTACCCCCtgactgttatatatatatatataatatatatatatatatatatatatatatcctatatcatataggctatatatatatccTCCCTATATATTGTAGATATATGGATTCCCTCACAGTCACTGTTGATTTAACAGATATTCATgacaatatctgttttataaatattgattgtgtattctatttaattgttaaataaaattatttcaaaaaaaaaaaaaaaattactcttattaatatttcatttacTAGTTTAATGCGCATAAAATAAATCGATTTATTTGGGTGTTGCTAAGACgaatgtctttataataataatattattattattttattagtagtatattataatattactAATATAATAATTAGCGATATAAACGTACTTGGAAAACCTGTGACAGCTCAGTTGACATTTCAAAGTTACGAGCCAAAAAATACTGATTACAGAAGACGTTACACATTACTGTCGGTCCTGGTCCAAATATACAGATAACCTTTCACTTTTCTGTACTCTAGATGTCGAAAGGGCAATGTGTTTTTGCACTGACAGGACCAAAATGATCTTTTTGTGTCTCTTGGACCTTGTAACAAAGGTGGAGCAGTTTTCAAGCAAACTCATTCTTTCTAGGTCAAGAATTGCATAGACTTCTGACACCAGCCAGCTGAGAAGACACCCCTTGCTCAATCAAAGCACACTCTGCAGGGGGGTAGCAACAGCATGGGCAAATCTAAAATACCTGCCCTTACAATATATTTGCAGAGCAGCCACTTGGCCATCCTCTCATACTTTTACCAGACATTACAATATTATATCTGGAAAATGGCCACTTCAACCTTTATGCTATGTGGGTTTTTAACtcccccaatccccccccccccccccccccccccccccctttaaacacattttcactgtGCTCTGGTGTAGGATATGCTCAGTGTGAAATTGATCATTCAGGTAAGGAAAATGATGTTTTCTACTGAATGTGGAAGATTCCCAGCTGTATTTGTTGTCTGTCTATCTTTACACTaagatttattctttttttggacACTGGGGGAGGGGCTGTGCACTCCTTTGTAATCGCTTGGTGATGATATCCTGGAAGTGACTACATAAGGAAGGGATAGATGacctgaatacttttgaaaggttTCTCCACCTGATCAAACTCCAGAGAATGGAATGCTCAGCATGGAATCTTACACATTCAGTAGGAAATTCCACAAGTGAAATGcaatttttatttaactgtagtCATCAGTTTATCTACATACAGCATTAATTTAAGTTTTGTGCACTGTTTGGAAATGACGCTATTATGATTTAGCAAAAGTTCAAGTACCTTCTTTAGGAAGGATATTGGCTGATGATGCCGGAGATAATGGTGCAAATTTtctcaatatataaataaaacacacatgtacCATAAAACCACTAGAGTATCAGTGACCTAGATAATAATATAGTACGGATCATGTGGACACTCATCAAGGGTGATTTCACCTCGGGgtataaaatatgaatttttATCAAAGAAAATTATGAGGTAGGCATCTGCTGAGCACacaaaagttcataatgtcaaagtgaaaaataaaatctacaaattgttctaaattaattacaaatattaaacagaaaataattgactgcataagtattcaccccctttgctatgacacatctaaataagctctggtgcaaccagttgtctttagaagtcaaataattagttgaatggagtccacctgtgtgtaattaaggtgtttcacatgatttcaggttaaatacacctgtctcttggaggtcccacagttggttagtacatttcctaataaaaactacatcatgaagacgaaggaacattcaaagcaaatctggaataaggttctttaaaagcaccaatcaggggtaggatataagaacatttccaaggcattgaatacccCCCGGGGCACAGttaagtccattattaagaaatggagagaatatggcacaactgtgaatctgtctagaacaggtcgtcctcaGAAACTGattatccaggcgagaagggcactagtcagggagaccaccaagaggcctatggcaactctaaaggagttacagtttgCCACGGCTTAGCTGGGAGACACCTGCaaaagtctgcaaaagacctgggacttgggagaggattcatcttccagcaggacaatgaccccaaacatacagccaaagccacacaggagtggcttaaaaacaaaaaggcaaatgtcctggagtggcccagtcaaagcctagACCTCAAtcaaattgagaatatgtggaaagagttgaaaattgctgttcaccaaaggtctccatccaacttgacggagcttgagcaattttgcaaagaagaatgggcaaaaattgcagtgtccagatgtgcaaagctggtagagtcttatccaaatagacttatagctgtaattgctgccaaaggtacttctacaaaatattgactcaagggggtgaatacttatgcaatcaattattttctgttttgtatttgtaattcatttagaacgatttgtagattttatttttcactttgacattatggacttttttgtgttgatcagtggcaaaaactcctaactaaatacattttgattccatgttgtatcacagtaaaatgtggaaaagtccaagggaggtgaatacttttgagagccttgtgtgtgtgtgtgcgcgcgcagtgccttgcaaaagtattcagacccctgaccaattctctcatattactgaattacaaattgtacattgaaattttgttctgtttgatattttatttttaaacactgaaactcagaatcaattattgtaaggtgacattggttttatgttgggaaatatttttaagaaaaataaaaaactgaaatatcttgcttgcataagtattcaaccc
This Polyodon spathula isolate WHYD16114869_AA chromosome 3, ASM1765450v1, whole genome shotgun sequence DNA region includes the following protein-coding sequences:
- the LOC121312893 gene encoding E3 ubiquitin-protein ligase znrf2-like isoform X1, with the protein product MGAKQSTSSPSANGRTRAYSGSDLPSSTSSSTDTSRTAALAMRYGHYGPSTHGASGATAAVAHHLGSRTRSMGGGGGGSGTRAQALNQPGLNIPNSSATYSSQESGNSTPEENTGERDRSGGGHGGPRLMIGSLPAHLSSHMFGEFKCPVCSKFVPSDEMDLHLVMCLTKPRITYNEDVLTKDAGECAICLEELVQGDTIARLPCLCIYHKGCINEWFEVNRSCPEHPSD
- the LOC121312893 gene encoding E3 ubiquitin-protein ligase znrf2-like isoform X2; amino-acid sequence: MGAKQSTSSPSANGRTRAYSGSDLPSSTSSSTDTSRTAALAMRYGHYGPSTHGASGATAAVAHHLGSRTRSMGGGGGGSGTRAQALNQPGLNIPNSSATYSSQESGNSTPEENTGERDRSGGGHGGPRLMIGSLPAHLSSHMFGGPAVVMMRQYVAPQLKSWKQHSFIYLFMYCLFVFLCLTSDFTHYHHMT